A window from Fibrobacter sp. UWB11 encodes these proteins:
- a CDS encoding arabinofuranosidase catalytic domain-containing protein, with amino-acid sequence MINNTLTSVAAFVVAAAVSQAIAEGPCDIYAKAKTPCVAAHSLTRALYSSYSGNLYQVRRADGQTKDIPVEEAGGFVKSSVQDDFCAGSKCTISIIYDQSSYKNDLKKSPPVYWLKEGAKEADANRAPIYISGRKAYGFYRDAWSATGYRNNNTKGVATGDEEESMYMVVDGKHYNDLCCFNYGNAETTGNDDGPGTMECIYFGSDKDWGGPGQGNGPWVAADLEDGVFKGNDAGWQWGKTHTTPWPNALSIEADYVTAMLKGPNDGTFKLKGGSAQKGKLNTMWDGPRKRGYSPRKLQGAIVLGNGGDGSDGGAGTFFEGVMTIGNPPDSVDDLVQANIVAAGYGSKIELKKPDPIEPFKDTLTIPGKIEAENYDKGGNGQGFLDTDIENENSLYRDDNAGLDSAEGAIIYGWGYADDWLRYTVKASKNDSLTLTTRVASPSDSTFFSVLVDEKNVATVMVPNTGDWKKFETVTVSVPAIAEGAHVLKIKIDKPYFNLDWIEFAVATSQTESIKFTRQAAASQVYTVYDVLGNRVTSFQANENAIRNIWDKVRINMPGGIYVIKTMNKTIRISNIK; translated from the coding sequence ATGATTAACAACACACTTACGTCTGTTGCAGCTTTTGTTGTGGCTGCAGCAGTTTCTCAGGCAATCGCGGAAGGCCCATGCGACATTTACGCAAAGGCAAAAACACCATGCGTTGCTGCCCACAGCTTGACACGCGCGCTCTACTCCAGCTACAGCGGGAACCTCTACCAAGTCCGCAGAGCCGATGGACAAACCAAGGACATTCCAGTCGAAGAAGCGGGAGGCTTTGTCAAATCCTCCGTACAAGACGACTTTTGTGCAGGCTCCAAATGCACAATTTCAATCATTTACGATCAGAGCAGCTACAAGAACGATTTGAAGAAATCGCCGCCAGTCTATTGGCTAAAAGAAGGCGCCAAGGAAGCGGACGCCAACAGAGCCCCGATTTACATCAGCGGGCGCAAGGCTTACGGATTCTATCGCGACGCCTGGTCCGCTACCGGTTACCGCAATAACAACACCAAAGGTGTAGCCACCGGCGATGAAGAAGAATCCATGTACATGGTGGTTGATGGCAAGCATTACAACGACTTGTGCTGTTTCAACTACGGAAACGCAGAAACGACCGGCAACGACGACGGCCCGGGAACTATGGAATGCATCTACTTCGGAAGCGACAAGGACTGGGGCGGCCCAGGACAGGGCAATGGCCCGTGGGTAGCCGCCGACTTGGAAGATGGTGTATTCAAGGGAAACGATGCTGGTTGGCAATGGGGCAAAACCCATACGACACCGTGGCCAAACGCACTTTCTATTGAAGCAGACTATGTAACCGCCATGCTGAAAGGCCCGAACGACGGAACGTTCAAACTCAAAGGCGGCAGCGCCCAAAAAGGAAAACTCAACACCATGTGGGATGGCCCACGCAAAAGAGGCTACAGCCCACGCAAGCTGCAAGGCGCCATCGTGCTCGGCAATGGCGGTGACGGCAGCGACGGCGGTGCAGGAACGTTCTTCGAAGGTGTGATGACAATCGGAAACCCGCCAGATTCCGTAGACGATTTGGTACAAGCAAACATTGTCGCCGCCGGTTACGGAAGCAAAATTGAGCTCAAGAAGCCTGATCCGATTGAACCGTTTAAGGATACGCTTACCATCCCGGGAAAAATCGAAGCAGAAAACTACGACAAGGGCGGCAACGGTCAGGGATTCTTGGACACCGACATTGAAAACGAGAATTCCCTCTACCGCGATGACAACGCAGGCCTCGACAGCGCAGAAGGCGCCATCATTTACGGCTGGGGTTATGCCGATGACTGGTTACGTTACACGGTAAAAGCGTCCAAGAACGACTCGCTCACGCTCACGACGCGCGTCGCCTCCCCAAGCGATAGCACATTCTTCTCCGTACTCGTTGACGAAAAGAACGTCGCCACCGTGATGGTCCCGAACACCGGTGACTGGAAGAAATTCGAAACGGTTACAGTCTCCGTGCCTGCAATTGCGGAAGGGGCACATGTGCTAAAAATAAAGATTGACAAGCCCTACTTCAATCTTGACTGGATTGAATTTGCAGTCGCCACATCCCAAACAGAATCCATCAAGTTTACAAGGCAAGCCGCAGCATCGCAAGTCTACACAGTTTACGATGTCCTTGGAAACCGTGTTACCTCATTCCAAGCAAACGAAAACGCTATACGTAACATTTGGGACAAAGTCCGCATAAA